The following are encoded in a window of Oreochromis aureus strain Israel breed Guangdong linkage group 10, ZZ_aureus, whole genome shotgun sequence genomic DNA:
- the LOC120442166 gene encoding UDP-glucuronosyltransferase 2C1-like, with amino-acid sequence MASHHVCGMLAFLSLFLISFTPHCDGGNILVFPLDGSHWINMKILLEELHARGHNLTVIRASTSWYIPEKSDLYTSITVEMAVNTEHFFGGCLEEQVKVQREGASVMTSIKLTKKFFSLISYAHSLWYDALKYIFDDQNMIKRLRDSQYDLVLTDPALAPGLILAKYLKLPLVLNVRWITSGEGHFVLAPSPLSYIPVPGSGLTDKMNFIQRIKNIFFYSIILFQQKFLVDPVYNDICDKYIEGGCDVISLLQEADIWLFRSDFVFEFPRPTMPNVVYIGGFQCKPAQPLPAELEEFVQSAGQHGVIIMTLGTHVNALPKDVTEEVAGVFAKMPQKVIWKHKGDRPSTLGNNTLIVDWMPQKDLLGHPQTKVFVAHGGTNGVQEAIYYGVPVLGIPLFFDQYDNLLRLQERGAAKIIQLVDVNGHSFEQGLKEVIHQESYRQNIERMSRLHRDQPITPMEQAVFWVEYVMRHKGARHLRTEAYKMPWYSYYCLDVVLILLSAVTALLLSVVAVFRFLCCRRQRKIKTKQS; translated from the exons ATGGCATCCCATCATGTCTGTGGGATGCTTGCTTTCCTCAGTTTATTCCTCATTTCATTTACACCACATTGCGATGGAGGAAACATTCTGGTGTTTCCTTTAGATGGCAGCCACTGGATCAATATGAAAATCTTGCTTGAAGAACTTCATGCTAGGGGACACAATCTGACTGTGATCAGGGCCTCCACGAGCTGGTACATCCCTGAAAAGTCTGATCTATACACATCCATTACAGTTGAAATGGCTGTAAATACTGAGCACTTTTTTGGTGGGTGTCTAGAGGAGCAGGTGAAG GTGCAAAGAGAGGGGGCATCAGTGATGACTTCCATCAAACTCACCAagaaatttttttctttaatttcttaTGCACATTCACTGTGGTATGAtgctttgaaatatatttttgatgATCAAAATATGATCAAAAGATTAAGAGATTCCCAGTATGATCTGGTTCTTACTGATCCAGCTTTGGCCCCAGGGCTTATTTTAGCCAAATATCTCAAGCTTCCCTTAGTGCTCAATGTACGCTGGATCACCAGTGGAGAAGGCCACTTTGTGTTAGCTCCCTCGCCACTCTCTTATATCCCAGTGCCAGGATCCGGCTTAACAGACAAAATGAATTTCATCCAGAGGatcaagaacatttttttctatAGCATCATACTGTTCCAGCAGAAATTTCTGGTGGACCCAGTATATAATGACATATGTGATAAGTATATTGAGGGTGGATGTGACGTCATCTCACTACTTCAGGAAGCAGACATTTGGCTGTTCAGGTCAGATTTTGTGTTTGAATTCCCTCGCCCCACTATGCCAAATGTTGTCTATATAGGAGGATTTCAGTGCAAACCAGCTCAGCCTCTGCCAGCAGAGCTGGAGGAGTTTGTTCAGAGCGCCGGGCAACATGGAGTGATCATCATGACTCTGGGAACTCATGTCAATGCTTTGCCCAAAGATGTTACAGAGGAAGTCGCCGGTGTCTTTGCCAAGATGCCCCAGAAG GTTATCTGGAAGCATAAAGGAGACCGTCCCTCTACACTGGGAAACAACACTCTAATAGTCGACTGGATGCCACAGAAAGATCTTCTGGGTCATCCACAGACCAAAGTCTTTGTAGCTCATGGAGGAACTAATGGTGTCCAGGAGGCCATTTACTATGGGGTCCCTGTGCTCGGCATACCCTTGTTCTTCGACCAGTATGACAACCTTCTACGACTGCAGGAGAGAGGAGCTGCAAAGATCATTCAGCTAGTTGATGTTAATGGCCACAGTTTTGAGCAAGGCCTTAAGGAAGTGATCCATCAAGAGAGCTACAGGCAGAACATTGAACGAATGTCACGTTTGCACAGAGATCAGCCAATAACACCCATGGAGCAGGCCGTCTTCTGGGTAGAGTATGTGATGCGCCACAAAGGGGCTCGTCACCTGCGTACAGAGGCTTATAAGATGCCCTGGTACTCTTACTACTGTTTAGATGTAGTGCTCATATTGCTGTCTGCAGTCACTGCTCTGCTTCTCTCTGTTGTGGCTGTTTTCAGATTTCTGTGCTGCCGAAGacaaagaaagataaaaactaaacaaagttAA